In Rhodothermales bacterium, the sequence AGATCATCATCGCGGCGCGCGAGTCGCAGGAGACCGGCCGGCGGGTGCCGATCCAGTCAACGTTCAAGTGGCCGGTTTTGTAACCCCCTACAATTCCCCCCGCTTCATCGCCCCCACCGCATAGTCCACCGCGCGGGCTGTCAGCGCCATGTAGGTGATGGACGGATTCTGGCAGGGGGCCGAGGTCATGCAGGCGCCGTCGGTGACGAACACATTCGAGACCTCGTGCAGCTGGTTGCGGCCATTAAGGACGGAGGTCTTCGGATCGCGCCCCATGCGGGCAGTACCCATTTCGTGGATGCCGAGGCCCATTTCCGCGCCGATGCCGCCGGGCACGTGATCATCGTAGGATGAAACGTTGGTGGCGCCGGCGCGCTCAAGCATTTCGGCCATCGATTCGGCCATGTCCTTGCGCATGGCCAGTTCGTTGGGACCCCATTCCGCGTGGAAGCGGAGGGTGGGGATGCCGTAAGGGTCGCCCGCGGCGTTGTCGAGTGCTACATAGTTCTCGTGGCTGGGCAGCGTTTCGCCGAAGCCCGTCATGCCGACGCGCCAGGGGCCAGGGTCGCGGAGGCGGGCCTTGAGGTCGGCCCCGAAGCCGGGTTCACCGGCGCCGCGGCCCCAGCTTGGCCGGTAGGCATCGCCTTCGATCCCGTATCCACGGACGAAGTCCTTCATCTCCGTATTTCCGCCGATATTGCGGTAGCGGGGGATGTAGAAGCCGACGGGCCGGTTGCCGTAGTAGTAGGAGTCCTCCAGACCCGGCAGTTCGCCCGAGGCGCCGACATGAAAGTGGTGATCCATGAGGTTGTGTCCCAGTTCGCCGCTGGCATTGCCGAGTCCGTCGGGGAAGCGATTCGACCGGGAATTGAGCAGGATATGGGTGGAGCCGAGGGTGGATCCGCAGAGGAAAATGACCGGCGCGTTAAATACGAGGTCCGATTTCGTTTCCGCGTCGATGACGCGGACGCCCGTCGCGCGGTCGGTTTGTTCGTCGTAAACGATGCTGTGGACGATGCTATGGGGGCGTACGGAGAGGTTGCCCGTGGCGGCGGCGGCCGGCAGCGTCGAGGTGAGGCTGCAGAAGTAGGATCCTGTCGAGCACCCGCGCCAGCAGGGGCCGCAATAATGGCAGGGGAGGCGGTCGCCGATGGGCTCGGTGAGGATGGCGCAGCGGGCGATGGTGAGATAGCGTTCCGGGTAGTGGGCGCGGATGCGTTCGCGGAGGTAGAGCTCGCCGGCGTTGAGCGGCATCGGCTTCTGGAACTGGCCGTCCGGGAGGTGGGCGAGGCCGAGTTTTTCGCCGGAGACGCCGGCGAAGCGCTCGACATAATCGTACCAAGGCTCGATATCGGCATACCGAATGGGCCAGTCTACACCGATGCTCTGGCGGGCGTTGGCCTCGAAGTCGAGGTCGCTGAAACGGAATACGTACCGTCCCCAGGTGATGGACTTCCCGCCGACCTGGTCGCCACGCACCCAGGTGAAGGGTTTGTCCTCGATGTAGGGGCTTTTCGAGTCCTTGAAGAAGAAGTGGTCGATGGTGTCGTCCAGGAAGCCGGTGCGTTTCTGGATGGCGTAGTCGCGGTCGCGCACGTCAGGGTCGAGCCGGCCTCGGAGGGGGAATTCCCAGGGCGCTTTGTGCTCGGTTTCGTACGAGGCGATGTGTTCGACCGGCCGGCCGCGTTCGAGGACGAGTGTCTTGAGCCCTCTTTCGGTCAGTTCCTTGGCGGCCCAGCCGCCGGAGATGCCGGAGCCGACGACGATGGCATCGTAGGAGGTTATTTCTTGAGGCATGGCGGAGCCGCGACGGAGGTGGGGAGGTATACGAGTTCGAGAAGGTAGTGTATGTAGGAAGAGAAAGTCACCCATGCACGAGGCGACAGCGCGTTTGGCGGAGGGAAACCGGTCGGCGCTTCAGTAGCTCGGTAGGTTCAGTTTGTAACGAAGTTGTGTCTGAGGGTATGTATGTCGTTGGAAATGTGTCTGGATAAGGTATATCCCGGTCCGCCAGACCCGAAGGGTCTCGAA encodes:
- a CDS encoding GMC family oxidoreductase — its product is MPQEITSYDAIVVGSGISGGWAAKELTERGLKTLVLERGRPVEHIASYETEHKAPWEFPLRGRLDPDVRDRDYAIQKRTGFLDDTIDHFFFKDSKSPYIEDKPFTWVRGDQVGGKSITWGRYVFRFSDLDFEANARQSIGVDWPIRYADIEPWYDYVERFAGVSGEKLGLAHLPDGQFQKPMPLNAGELYLRERIRAHYPERYLTIARCAILTEPIGDRLPCHYCGPCWRGCSTGSYFCSLTSTLPAAAATGNLSVRPHSIVHSIVYDEQTDRATGVRVIDAETKSDLVFNAPVIFLCGSTLGSTHILLNSRSNRFPDGLGNASGELGHNLMDHHFHVGASGELPGLEDSYYYGNRPVGFYIPRYRNIGGNTEMKDFVRGYGIEGDAYRPSWGRGAGEPGFGADLKARLRDPGPWRVGMTGFGETLPSHENYVALDNAAGDPYGIPTLRFHAEWGPNELAMRKDMAESMAEMLERAGATNVSSYDDHVPGGIGAEMGLGIHEMGTARMGRDPKTSVLNGRNQLHEVSNVFVTDGACMTSAPCQNPSITYMALTARAVDYAVGAMKRGEL